The sequence AGACGATAACCACAGCAAATATGACTTTCAGTGCTTTGTGCTTTTGGCCACTTTTGGTTTGAGAGAGAGTTTTAATAGTAAACCCATAACAGAAAAGCATGATCAGTAAAGGAATGAAGAATCCAACCAAATGGCGACCTATTCTCAAAATGATCAACCATTTCTCTGTATTTTCATGTCCAATATTTTCGTAGCAGACTATTCCATTTTTTGGGGTGTCAAGTACTTGTCTGAACAATATGGTTGGAAAAGCAATGACAAATGAAAAAAGCCAAATCCCCAAGCAAATATATTTTACCCAATGTCTCTTATGGTTGATGGCTTCTGTGGCATGGACAATAGCAATGTATCGATCAATACTGATGCAAGCCAAGAGAAGGATCCCGCTGTAGAAATTGACTTCTTGTAGAATGGATATAGTCTTACACATAAAGGAGCCAAATATCCATTCTCTGACCTTATACGTTGCCCAGAATGGTAAGGTAATTGCAAATAAAAGATCCGCGATGGCCAGGTTTAGTAGGTAGACATCTGTGGTCGACCTCTTCAGCTTGTTGTAACAGATTACCACAACAACAAGACTATTCCCAACAACATTTAGAAGGAAAACAACTGAATATATAAATGCTAAAGCATATTTATTCACTCTCCATGGGTCTCTACAGGGAGTGTTGGTGAAAGATGGGATACCAGTGTAGCTATAGTAACCGCTGGTGAAATCGAAGTCATCAAAAAAGGTGCCATCAACCACTATTGAACCAGCCATAACTTTGCTCAAATCCTGAAAAAGATAAGATAACAAAAAACAGTTAAGTTGGAATGACTTTGAGTTGAAGACTTGCAAATTCATTTATTATGCAATACACCCTTAAAAGTTACAGAGATGTTTGCTAAAACAATGATTGTGATTGCAATAGAACCCATTGTTTTATATGTAAGAGGGCTTGCtcatgtaaccccttaaggacacatggaaatattccgtcatgattcccttttattccagaagttgtgtcatgaaggggtttaaaccttTATATGAAAGTTTATATATGATGCAATATGATAGATGTATTCGCTAAAGTGTCAAtcatggggggcggggccaagctaCCATGGCCGACGGACGTGTCTGAGGGGAGCTCCTCACATAATCACAGCGAAACCTGCAAAACGACAGCCCAGCAGCCGTCAAACGGAGGCTAAATGGCACAAACCTGAACCGCAAACCGACAGGGAACTCCCACGAGCGGCTGGGGAGCCCCGTCCACGGTTCGCGACCAAATCCACTTATTGAGGCCTACCTGAATGGTGGATCGAGTGGAGGGGAGGCCCGGCCGGTCTCCCAGCCACCCGCCGTCAGAGTACCATAATCGACCCGATTGCCCCCGCCCCCctggaccggcaggggttatcACGGTCCCACCTGGGGGCACAGCAACTAAAATACACGAATGACTCACCAGCCCCCCAGGACATCCCCTCCCGACAAGCCGAAACTAAAATGGCGACTGCGGAGGAGAACTCATGGAGGCCTGCATGGGAGGCACAATTCAATGCAACCTTTGACAAAATCTGCGCAGCGTTCTAGAGCCGGATTGAATCCCGTGCAGCACAGACGCAGCCACCGCTGTCTCAGGTGAGCAGGCACCAGCAAACAACCCGACTCGATCAGAAACCCACAGGACCCGAGACACACTGGCACTAGAGTCCAAGCACGACGCACCACCCACGTGGAAGCCGCTGTGGATGAGACCGCTCGCCCTTCATCTGAGCTGGGTGCTCACCGGGAGGAACTCCTCcagagcctgccatacacccagggagaagatCAGGATCCGGTGGAACCCTTGGCCCACGATCCtgttgatgggatcaatggcaaaaGGGCACGAGCGCCtactaaggcctcaggccgaagaaaGGCGGT is a genomic window of Pelobates fuscus isolate aPelFus1 chromosome 8, aPelFus1.pri, whole genome shotgun sequence containing:
- the LOC134570619 gene encoding C-X-C chemokine receptor type 1-like, whose protein sequence is MAGSIVVDGTFFDDFDFTSGYYSYTGIPSFTNTPCRDPWRVNKYALAFIYSVVFLLNVVGNSLVVVVICYNKLKRSTTDVYLLNLAIADLLFAITLPFWATYKVREWIFGSFMCKTISILQEVNFYSGILLLACISIDRYIAIVHATEAINHKRHWVKYICLGIWLFSFVIAFPTILFRQVLDTPKNGIVCYENIGHENTEKWLIILRIGRHLVGFFIPLLIMLFCYGFTIKTLSQTKSGQKHKALKVIFAVVIVFLICWLPYNVTVIVDSLMRIGTINETCEIRQHLDSALSITEIFGYAHSCINPIIYAFIGQKFRNSFLRILATNGIISKDFLSRHGRSSSYVSTSGNTSTTM